The Pirellulales bacterium region CGTGAAGTTCCAAAAGGATTTCGATATCAAGTTCCCCGTGCTCTTCGATGCGTCGGGCGAGATTCTCGACGTCCTCGCCCCCACCAACGTGCCCGAGGCGTTCGTCCTCGACACGGCGGCCCAGGTCGCTTATCGCGGCCGGATCGACGACTGGTACGGCGAGCCGGGCAAGAAGCGCCCCCAGGCCACGACGCATGAACTGGCCGATGCGATCGCGGCGGTTGCCAGCGGCAAGCCGGTTGCAACCGCGCGCACCACGCCTGTCGGCTGCCCGGTTGAAAAGGTGGCCGGCGACGAGGAACTGGTCCCCACGTTCAATCGCGACATTGCTCCCCTGCTCTTCGCGCGCTGCGCCGAATGTCATCGGCCGGGCGAAGTCGCGCCGTTTTCCCTCCTCTCACACACCGACGCGGCCAAGCGGGCCAGCTTCCTGGCCACGATTTCGCGCAGCCGCAAGATGCCCCCGTGGACGGCCGAGTTGGGCCACGGCGATTTTTTCGACACGCGCCAGCTAACCGAAAAGCAGATCGCGCTATTGGAAGCGTGGGCCAAGGCCGGCGCACCCGAGGGGGCCGCCGACGATTTACCGCCGCAGCCGCAGTTCGCCTCGGGCTGGAAACTGGGTAAGCCCGACGTGGAGCTCATCGCGCCCGCCCCGTTCACCGTGCCCGCCGACGGGCCGGATATCTTTCAGCACTTCATCATTCCGCTCAACCTCGACGAAAACAAAACGGTCGTCGGTTGGGAGTTCCGCGCCGGTAACGCCGCGGTCGTCCATCACGCGATCCTGTTTCTCGACACGATGGGCGTGGGCCGCAAGCGCGACGCCGAAACGCCCGAGCCCGGCTATCAAACCTCGGGCTCGATCGGCATCCCCGTGGCCGGCATTGTGGGCGTGTGGACGCCCGGCATGATCCCGCGTTTCTTTCCTGAGAACATCGGCCTGCCCGTTAAGAAGAACGCCGATCTCGTCATCCAGCTCCACATGCATCCCAGCGGCAAGGAAGAAACCGATCAATCGCAGATCGCTCTGTACTTTGCCGACAAGCCAGTCGAGCGCACGATGGCCGGCGCGCCGTTGGTCGTTGGATCGCTGATGATCGACATTCCGCCCAACGCCCCGGATTACACGATCTCGTCGTCCGTGACGCTGCCGATCGACGTGACGTTGATCTCGCTTCTGCCGCACATGCACCTGGTAGGCAAGGAAATGAAGCTGACCGCCACCCTGCCCGACGGCGTGGTGAAATCGCTCGTGTGGATCAAGGATTGGAACTTCTACTGGCAGAACAATTACATGTACCGCGAGCCGGTGCGGTTGCCGCAAGGAACGCGACTGGACATCACCAGCCGGTACGACAATACGAGTGCCAACCCGCTGAACCCCAGCAATCCGCCCAGGC contains the following coding sequences:
- a CDS encoding redoxin domain-containing protein, whose amino-acid sequence is MTFTGAVLSTALANESAKDVAGQAPQPAPVAPARFLFALDLDGKPHNIGDGDGYKALGLVFLATDCPVSREYVPTLNRLAASLADQPVKFYGVISDETITRAQAVKFQKDFDIKFPVLFDASGEILDVLAPTNVPEAFVLDTAAQVAYRGRIDDWYGEPGKKRPQATTHELADAIAAVASGKPVATARTTPVGCPVEKVAGDEELVPTFNRDIAPLLFARCAECHRPGEVAPFSLLSHTDAAKRASFLATISRSRKMPPWTAELGHGDFFDTRQLTEKQIALLEAWAKAGAPEGAADDLPPQPQFASGWKLGKPDVELIAPAPFTVPADGPDIFQHFIIPLNLDENKTVVGWEFRAGNAAVVHHAILFLDTMGVGRKRDAETPEPGYQTSGSIGIPVAGIVGVWTPGMIPRFFPENIGLPVKKNADLVIQLHMHPSGKEETDQSQIALYFADKPVERTMAGAPLVVGSLMIDIPPNAPDYTISSSVTLPIDVTLISLLPHMHLVGKEMKLTATLPDGVVKSLVWIKDWNFYWQNNYMYREPVRLPQGTRLDITSRYDNTSANPLNPSNPPRRVLFGNGSTDEMCFGIFQVLADRRSDEQKIGMALMQSAFKQWNESPIDAEGRKHILDEAGKLFGTDGGTLNSLLNASRRVPPKPADK